The Deinococcus malanensis nucleotide sequence ACCCCGCGCTGGGCGGGGGCTTTTTTCTGGAGCCAGGGGTCGGACTTGAACCGACGACCTGCTGATTACGAATCAGCTGCTCTACCACTGAGCTACACTGGCTGGTTTTTGCCATGCGTCAACAGGCTTGCAAAGTATAAGGAGCGGCCCCAGGGGTGTCAAGGTAAGGAGGCGCGGATTCTACTTCAGCCTGTTTCCTTGCTTGACGTCCTGGCGGCGGCTCCCAGCACAAGCCGATACCTCTCTGAGCTTTTCACCGCGAATCGGTCCTATGCTCTGCACCATGAGTTTTGAGACGGTGTACGGCACGGCAGGTCCGCTGGAGTGGTTATGTCTCGCGCCGCATCCGGACGACGCAGAGATCGGAGCAGGCGGCACCCTGATCCGCCTGAGCCGTGCCGGACACGCGGTAGGCATTCTAGAGCTTTCCAGGGGTGAGGGCGGCACCCTGGGCTCGGCAACAGTTCGTATGGCCGAATGCGTGGCTGCCGCGCAGGTCATGGGGTTGAGCTGGCGCGGCCAGCTGGGGCTACCGGACGGCGGCCTGCTGGACAGCCCCGCCGAAGCCCGCGCCCTGGCTGAGGTTCTGCGCGCGGTGCGGCCCCGGGTTCTGGTAGTGCCTCACCACCGCGATCGGCATCCCGACCATTTCGGGGCCTATCACCTGGCCAAGCGGGCGGTGCATCTGGCCGGACTACGCAAGGCCGACGTGGCAGGCGCGCCGCACCGGGTCGGACGGGTACTGCTGTATCAGGGCAACGCCGACATTCAGGCCAGCGTGCTGATAGATGTCGAGGAGGTACTGCCAGTGTGGGAGGAGGCCATCCGGGCCCACAAAAGCCAGTTCTCGGGACAGGTCATCTCGGAAACCGTCACGCCGGAAGTGATCGAGCGGCGCCGCGCGCGCCTGATGTACTGGGGTACCCTGGCGCGGGTGCGCTACGCCGAGGCGTTTGAAAGCGATGACGCCCTGCTGGTGGACCCGACTACGCTGTAAAGGTCAGGTCGGGACCCGGCTGCCCTGGAGTTCGTTGATCTTGCCCAGCACCACTTCGGGGCGGATGGTGTATTCGCTGGGCTTAGCCTCCACGTGCTCAAAGCGGACCACACCGTCCCGGTCGATCAGGAAGACGGCCCGGCCACTGATTCCGCGCTCGTCGATAGCCACACCGTATTGCCGGGCCACGTCCAGCTTCATGTCGGCCAGCAGGGGCACCTCAATGCCGTAATCGGCAGCCCAGGCCTTGTGGGCATGCACGCTGTCACGGTTAATGCCCAGAATGACGGCGCCGGCATCGGCAAAATCGTCCTGACGGCCAGAATATTCCGGCAGCTGCATGCTGCACACCGGGCTGAAATCCAGGGGATAAAACACCAGTACCACATGCTTGTGTCCACGGTAACTGCCCAACGTGATGTTCTCACCCGTCGAGGAAGGCAGTGTGAAGTCCGGGGCAGGCTGACCGAGCAAACTCATGCGACCCAGTCTAGCGGCTATGCCCCCTGGAAAAGATCCCTGTGTCTCAGCCAGCCGACCGTAACCTGGCCGGGTCCAGTACAGGAGATCAACCGGATTCACGGGTTCCCGACCTCCAGCCCTCCGGCCATGATCCACGGGTGCCGATGCTACCTGGACAGCACCATGGTCTGGGCCCGGAAACGATGCTCTGCGCTGTTTCCAGATGACCAGACCTGCCGCTGACCGAGTACTGGTCAGCATTCCGGCATGAACATGCACTGAGTCCAGATTCATCGGAATGCTCTGTAATCGCGCGTAGGCTGGAGTCTCTCCCGGTTCACAACCGCGTAAGGAGGAAGTCCTGATGGCCGACATTCTGCCCCCCGACATGCTGGAGCGTTCCCGGACGTTGCCCGGCCTGCTGAGCAACGCCGAGAAAGACCGCCTGATCGAGCGAGGCTTCCTGGGCCTGTACCGCTGGTACACTGCCCGCAGCCAGGAAACCCGCAACTGGAACCCTGACCGCAGCTTCGACTGGCGCCAGATGAACCAGAACCTCCCGCCTGATGTCATCACGGTGATTCAGGGCTTTTTCGCCGTGGAGCAGTACGCCCCGGACTTCACCAGTCACCTGGTGCACCTGGTCCGGCGCAGCCACGGCCGCAGCCACTTCCAGCTCAGGTGGGGCAGCGAAGAGGAAAAGCACGCCGACACCTGGGAAAACGCCGTGCTGTTCAGTGGCCAGCGCAGCCCCCAGTGGATAGCCGAGTACAAGGAGCGCCTCAAGTCCCAGACCTGGGAACTGCCCTTCCCCGACGCCATCCACAATCTGGTCTACACCGTGTTTCAGGAACGCGCCACGCAGCTCAACTACCTGAACATGATGAAAATTGCGCAGGGCAAAAGTGACAAGCCGCATCTGCGCGGCGTGGAGGACCCGGTCCTGGCGCGGGTGTCCCAGATCATTGCGGTGGACGAGGCCGCGCACTACAACTTCTTCCTGGAAGGAGTGCGGATGTACCTTTACTACTACCCCGAGGCGACGCTGAATGCGATCAAGAATGTGATCGCGCAGTTCTCCATGCCGGCCGCGAATCTCGTGCCGGACTGGGAGGCGTTCTTCGAGACGGTCTACCGCGCTGGTGTCTATGGGCCCCGTGAATTCCAGCGCGACGTAATGCAGGTGGCCTTCCGCAATCTGGGCATCGAGAGCCGCAAGGCCCTGGAGGAAGGCATCCGCAAGACCCGCGAGGTCCCGGATTTCGACGGCGGCAATTTCAAGACCACCGCCATCTGGGACACCTTCGACTACGGCATGGTCGAGGGCGACGTGCGGCGCCTGCACGTCAAGATTCAGGACTACGAGAAGGAAATCGGCTTTGACCAGTACGATCCCACCGAGTTCGTGGAAAACCCGGAGGTGCCCCGCAGGGAGGGCGCCGCGGCTGACGACTGAGCGGCTGGAGCTATCTTTGACATCAAAACCCCCGGCGTATCAGCCGGGGGCTTATTTTTGGCGCTGCGTTCAGCTTGCTCTTTCAGAAGCGCGCTCCGTGGCCCGGAACTCATCTTCTAGACCGTAGATTTCCAGAAAGCGCCGTATCCGGGCCGAAAGGGTCGGAAGCGGCGCCACCTCTCCGCACACCCAGTCGGGCTGGTAGTTGCGGCACACGGCCGGGCGCGCGGTATAGACGGCGCACAGGCACTCCGGACTCAGGTGAGTACACGGGATACCCAGCGGCTTTTGCAGGGCGTGAATGTCCGGCGCCGAGCAGCAGGCCCCGCACGCGGTGCATTCCGCCACAACCAGGCTGCGCGGGGCAAACTCCGGCGGGGCGGTAAAGCGCTGGGGCCAGGACATGGCTTCCTAGTGCAGGGCCTGCACGGCCCTGATCAGGGCGTCGTTCTCGGCCGGTGTACCGATGGCAATGCGCAGGCAGCCCCGCAGTCCAGGCAGGTTGTCCTGACGGCGGATCACGATGCCATGCGAGAGCAGCGTCTCGTAAGCTACTTGCGGGTCCGCGGTGCGCAGCAGGAAAAAGTTGCCCTGGCTGGGCAGCGCCTGACAGGTGGGGTGAGCCTGCAGGGCGTCCAGGACCCTCACGCGCTCGCGCACGCCTTCCTGCACGCGCTGACGCACGTAAGCGGGCTGCTCCAGGGCAACTTCCAGGGCGCACTGAGTCAGGGTGTTCATGGTGAAGGCGGAGACCAGCTTCTGGAGGTTCTGGGCCAGCGCAGGACTGGTCAGCGCGTAGCCGGCGCGGATGCCCGCCAGCCCCCAGGCCTTGCTGAAGGTGCGCAGACTCAGGGCATTGGGATGCGCGCGGACCAGGGTGCGGTAGTCGGTGTCGCTGTATTCGTGGTAGGCCTCGTCCACCACCACCACCCAGCCGCGGGCGGCCTCGACCAGTTCCTGCACAGCGTCCGCGCCATCGACAAATCCGGTCGGCGCGTGGGGCTGGGTGATATACAACACGCCGGGCGGGTTCGCGGCCAGGGCAGCTTTAAGCCCTTCGACAGGCAGCGAAAAGTCCTCGTTGAGCGGCACCTGCACCAGCTTGGCGCCCAGCAGGGAGGCTTCCAGGGTATAGACGCTGAAGGTGGGATCGACCGTCAGTACCGTCTGGTTGATGCCCGCCAGCTCGGTCAGGATCTTGATCAGCACGTTGCTGCCGGGTGTGAGCACCACGCCCTCGGCTGCCCAGTCCTCGTAGGCCGCCACGCGGGCACGCAGGGTATCGGCGTGCAGGTCCGGATACCGGTTCCAGGGACGCTCCAGCATGCGGCGCACCGCCTCGGCCTTCAGCTCGGCCGGAAAGTCGTACGGGTTCTCGTTCTGGTCGAGCTTGATCGGCACGTCAGCTGGGGTAAACGGATAGGCGGGTACGGCGCGCACAGCCGGGCGCACGCCGGGCAGAGCCGTGTCCGGCAGAGGAGTAGGCGTGGAGGTCATGCTGTCCGTTGTACCACTCCTGCTCGCAGCGCTGCCCGGAGGCGTCCAGCTTCACCAAACGAGCGTTAGGCATCGTGCTACCCTGCGTGCCATCCCGGCGCGCTCCTCTTCTCCAGCCTGCTCCAGGGCGCCCGAGGCCAGAGCCCGCTCATGACTGACACCAGCAAACCCCGCCGCGAACAGATTCTCGATTCCGCCAGCCGCCTGTTTTCCGAGCGGGGCTATCACGCCACCAGCATGCGGGATCTGGCGGGCGAACTGGGCATGCAGGGGGGCAGCCTGTACGCGCACATCAGCGGCAAGGAAGAACTGCTGATCGAGATCGTCAATCAGGCCTCGTCGCAGTTTGACACGGCGCTGTTTTACCTGCGCGATGACCCCCGCCCGGCCGCTGACAAGCTGCGTGAGGCGATGCACCGTCACATCCGGGTGGTGGCCGACAACATGGACAGCGCCACCGTCTTTTTCCACGAGTGGAAGCACCTGTCGCCCGAGGCCTACGCCCGCGTGACCAGCTGGCGTGACACCATCGATCACTTCTACCGTGACCTGGTGACCGAGGGCATAGCACAGGGCCAGTTCCGCGCGGACCTGGACCCCAAGATGACCGCTAACCTGATCCTGTCGGCGGTGAACTGGGCCTACACCTGGTACCGTCCTGGCGGTCAGATGACGCCGCGCGATGTGGCCGACCAGTATGCCGATATGCTGCTGGGGGGCCTGCAGGCCCCCCAGCGCGGAGAAAACCCATGAGCCATCCCACGGTCACCGTACCGATCCGTCAGGCCCTGCGCTATGCCCAGGAGCGCGCAGCCCGGCTGGAGCGCACGCAACAGCTCGAACTGGGCCAAGACCTATTTATACGGATTGCCCCTGGTGGCCGCAAATTCCTGCTGTTCTGCCTGGACGGCGAGCCGGACCGCAGCGCCGCTGAGGCGGTGGCGGCTGCACTGGGTCTGCGAGATCCCCAGTATGGCTGGCATCAGGGTCAGACGCTGCGCTCCATGACCGTGGTCGAGGCCGGAGACCCAGATGAACCGGCTGATGAGAACATGTCCGGAGCCTCATGAGGACCGCGTAAGATTCACGACCTGTAGCTCATCGGGATTAAATGAGGCGCATCTAAGGTGGGCCGTATGAAAAAAGTTCTCTCCCTGCTGATCGTGCCCCTGACACTGGCGTCCTGCAGCACCCTGGGTATTCCCAATGCCGACGTCTCCGGCAACATTAACGGCACCCAGCCCTCTGGCAAGATCCGCCTGGCCTTCCGCGGCATGACCGTGGCCGGTTATCAGGCGCCGGTGGCCGACCAGATCAATATCCCTACCTTCAATCCGGAAAAGCGTGCTTACGCTGTGAGCCTTCCCGAATCTCCAGCAAACGGCGCCTACGAACTGCTGGCCTACGTGGACGCCAACGGGAACAACCGCTATGACAGCGCCGACAACGAGGTGCGCACCGCCTCGACTGGCAAGGCCTTCATTTACAGCAAGGAAGGCACCGGCAGCAAGAGCGGTACGGATCTGATGAACCTCAAGC carries:
- the bshB1 gene encoding bacillithiol biosynthesis deacetylase BshB1, which encodes MSFETVYGTAGPLEWLCLAPHPDDAEIGAGGTLIRLSRAGHAVGILELSRGEGGTLGSATVRMAECVAAAQVMGLSWRGQLGLPDGGLLDSPAEARALAEVLRAVRPRVLVVPHHRDRHPDHFGAYHLAKRAVHLAGLRKADVAGAPHRVGRVLLYQGNADIQASVLIDVEEVLPVWEEAIRAHKSQFSGQVISETVTPEVIERRRARLMYWGTLARVRYAEAFESDDALLVDPTTL
- a CDS encoding peroxiredoxin, yielding MSLLGQPAPDFTLPSSTGENITLGSYRGHKHVVLVFYPLDFSPVCSMQLPEYSGRQDDFADAGAVILGINRDSVHAHKAWAADYGIEVPLLADMKLDVARQYGVAIDERGISGRAVFLIDRDGVVRFEHVEAKPSEYTIRPEVVLGKINELQGSRVPT
- a CDS encoding acyl-ACP desaturase, encoding MADILPPDMLERSRTLPGLLSNAEKDRLIERGFLGLYRWYTARSQETRNWNPDRSFDWRQMNQNLPPDVITVIQGFFAVEQYAPDFTSHLVHLVRRSHGRSHFQLRWGSEEEKHADTWENAVLFSGQRSPQWIAEYKERLKSQTWELPFPDAIHNLVYTVFQERATQLNYLNMMKIAQGKSDKPHLRGVEDPVLARVSQIIAVDEAAHYNFFLEGVRMYLYYYPEATLNAIKNVIAQFSMPAANLVPDWEAFFETVYRAGVYGPREFQRDVMQVAFRNLGIESRKALEEGIRKTREVPDFDGGNFKTTAIWDTFDYGMVEGDVRRLHVKIQDYEKEIGFDQYDPTEFVENPEVPRREGAAADD
- a CDS encoding YkgJ family cysteine cluster protein, with protein sequence MSWPQRFTAPPEFAPRSLVVAECTACGACCSAPDIHALQKPLGIPCTHLSPECLCAVYTARPAVCRNYQPDWVCGEVAPLPTLSARIRRFLEIYGLEDEFRATERASERAS
- a CDS encoding pyridoxal phosphate-dependent aminotransferase produces the protein MTSTPTPLPDTALPGVRPAVRAVPAYPFTPADVPIKLDQNENPYDFPAELKAEAVRRMLERPWNRYPDLHADTLRARVAAYEDWAAEGVVLTPGSNVLIKILTELAGINQTVLTVDPTFSVYTLEASLLGAKLVQVPLNEDFSLPVEGLKAALAANPPGVLYITQPHAPTGFVDGADAVQELVEAARGWVVVVDEAYHEYSDTDYRTLVRAHPNALSLRTFSKAWGLAGIRAGYALTSPALAQNLQKLVSAFTMNTLTQCALEVALEQPAYVRQRVQEGVRERVRVLDALQAHPTCQALPSQGNFFLLRTADPQVAYETLLSHGIVIRRQDNLPGLRGCLRIAIGTPAENDALIRAVQALH
- a CDS encoding TetR/AcrR family transcriptional regulator, whose amino-acid sequence is MTDTSKPRREQILDSASRLFSERGYHATSMRDLAGELGMQGGSLYAHISGKEELLIEIVNQASSQFDTALFYLRDDPRPAADKLREAMHRHIRVVADNMDSATVFFHEWKHLSPEAYARVTSWRDTIDHFYRDLVTEGIAQGQFRADLDPKMTANLILSAVNWAYTWYRPGGQMTPRDVADQYADMLLGGLQAPQRGENP